CGCTGAGCGGGAACAGCGGCGGTCCCCTGCTCACGCTCGACGGGGAGGTCGTCGGGATCACGACCGGCGGCGTGCCGCGCGAGCGGGGCGGTTCCACGCCGCCCGAGCCGGTCGAACCGACGGTTCACGAGGAGTTCACCGACTACGAGTGGACGACCCACGATGACACCTCGGTCATCGAGCGGTACGTCGAGGAGTTCTAGACCGGCGGGAGAGGAGCGCTGGCGGCGCCAGTCGCGGGATGGCCAATAGGAAGTTTCTTTTGTCTCACCCCGGAGGATACGGATAGATGAGTGACCGAGGCGGTCGGGCGCCGGACCGGGGCGAATCGACGATTTCGAACCGCGACACGGCCGATTCTCTCGCGCCGACGGCGTCGGACTCGGCCGCCGTGACCGGCGACGACGAGGCGTCGACCGGGCGCTTGGTGGTCGTCTGCGGACTCCCCGGCGTCGGCAAGACGACCGTCGCCGAGCGGATCGCCGACCACGTCGACGGCCGGATCCGCCGGACCGACGTGATTCGAAAGGAACTGTTCGACGACCCGGAGTACACCGACGCCGAGACGGAGGCCGTCTACGTCGAACTCCTCTCCCGCGCCCGCAACGATGTCGACGCCGGGGACGCGGTCGTCCTCGACGCGACGTTCGCGGACGACCGGTTCCGGACGGATGCCCGCGAGACGGCCGCCGAGGCCGGCGCCGAGTTCGACCTCGTCGAGGTCGCCTGCGACGAGGACGTCGTCGAGCGACGGATCGAGCGCCGAGACGGGATCAGCGACGCGGACTTCGACATCCACCTCCACTTCAAGCAACTGTTCGACGAGGTCGCGACCGACCACGTCGTTGTCGACAACTCCGGCACGGAGCCGGAGACGTTCGCGCAGGTCGACGCCGCGTTCGCTGACGACGCGCTCGTCGATCGCGGGGAGCGGTCCGCCGCGGTCACCGACGCCGAGTGAGACGGTCGGGAGCGAGGAGGGAGATACCGCCGGGGAGGAGGCGGCCGCCGGGCGTACCGCGGGTCGGCGCCGTCGTGCGAACGGATGGCGCGCCGAACGCACACACGCGTCTCCAATCACTTATACGGGCGAGCGCACAACGGGAGGTATGAGCGAAGAATCCGGGCGGAAGAACCTCCGAATGCCCAACGACGACGAAGTGTTCGCCGTGGTGACGGAACACCTCGGCGGCAACCACGTTCAGCTGCGCTGCGCCGACGGCGAGGAGCGACTCGGCCGGATCCCCGGGCGAATGAAGTACCGCACGTGGATCAGCGAGGGCGACGTGGTCCTCGCGGAGCCGTGGGACTGGCAGGACGAGAAGGCGAACGTCGAGTGGCGGTACTCGGACGAGGACGCCGACCAGCTCCGCCGCGAAGGCCACATTCAGTAATCGAGCAGCGCGGGGCGCCGCGGTCGACGCGGTCCTCGCCCACCGATCTCCCGCCGTCTCTCCCCCCTCTCCGACGCGGTCCGTTCCGGCGCCGTACGCCCGACGGCTGCGTGATTCTCGACGCCGACAGCGACCGCTGCGGGCCGCCTCGCGGCGGGACCGGACCGATTCGGGACGCTATCACGCGTAGTATTGTAAATTTTATCCAAAACCGTTATCACGGCGAGGGGCGTATCTATGAGTATGAGTTCAACAGAAGCCGCTCCCGCGGAGCCGATCCAGCTGGCCGACACGGACGCGTTCGACGCGCACGTCGACGACCACGACGTCGTGCTCGTCGACTTCTACGCCGACTGGTGCGGCCCGTGTCAGATGATGGAGCCGGCCGTCGAGGCGGTCGCGGCGGACACCGAGGCGGCGGTGCTGAAGGTCGACGTGGACGAGCACCAGTCGCTGGCCGGTGAGTACGGCGTTCAGGGGATCCCGACGCTGCTCGTGTTCGCTGACGGCGAACTCGTCGAGCAGATGGTCGGCGCACAGACCGAGGAGGCGCTGACCGAGGCGGTCGCCGGACCGTCAGCCTGACCCGACCCGAGCCGCACCGCCTTCGACAGACGACCGCCGGACCGCCAGAACCGACACCATGAGAACGATCGAAACCGACGACGACGGTATGACCCCGAGAGAGCTCCGCGCGGACGTCCCGGCGCTTGGCGACGCGGCGTACTTCAACTTCGGCGCGCACGGCCCCAGTCCGGAGTACGTCGTCGAAGCGGCCGCGTCCTTCGTCGAGGACCACGAGTACGGCTCCGCGACGACCGACCCCTACGAGCACGCCTTCGGGACCTACGAGGAGGTACGCGAGCGGATCGCGGCGTTCGTCGGCGCCGACCCCGAAGAGATCGCGCTGACCGAGAGCACGAGCGACGGGATCGCCCGCGTCGCCGGCGCGATCGACTGGGAGCCGGGCGACGTCGTCGTCCGGACCGACCTCGAACACCCGGCCGGCGTCCTCCCGTGGAAGCGGCTCGAACGCGAGGGCGTGGAGGTGCGCGTCCTAGAGACCGAGGACGGCCGCGTCGACCGCGACGAGTACGCGGAGGCGGTCGCGGACGCCCGGCTCGTCTGCTTCAGCGCGATCACGTGGACCCACGGCACGCGCCTCCCGGTCGCGGACCTCGTCGAGGTCGCGAACGACGCCGGCGCGTTCACCCTCGTCGACGCGGTCCAGTCGCCCGGGCAGGTCGAGATGGACGTGGCCGAGTGGGGCGCCGACGCGGTCGCGGCCGCCGGACACAAGTGGACGCTCGGCCCGTGGGGCGCCGGCTTCCTCTACGTCGACCGCGACGCCGCGGCCGACCTCGCGCCGCGCGCGGTCGGCTACCGGAGCGTCGAGGACCCGACCGGCGACGAGATCGAGTTCAAGCCGGCGGCCGGGCGCTTCGAGGTCGGGACGACG
The sequence above is a segment of the Halorubrum sp. 2020YC2 genome. Coding sequences within it:
- a CDS encoding AAA family ATPase → MSDRGGRAPDRGESTISNRDTADSLAPTASDSAAVTGDDEASTGRLVVVCGLPGVGKTTVAERIADHVDGRIRRTDVIRKELFDDPEYTDAETEAVYVELLSRARNDVDAGDAVVLDATFADDRFRTDARETAAEAGAEFDLVEVACDEDVVERRIERRDGISDADFDIHLHFKQLFDEVATDHVVVDNSGTEPETFAQVDAAFADDALVDRGERSAAVTDAE
- the trxA gene encoding thioredoxin, yielding MSSTEAAPAEPIQLADTDAFDAHVDDHDVVLVDFYADWCGPCQMMEPAVEAVAADTEAAVLKVDVDEHQSLAGEYGVQGIPTLLVFADGELVEQMVGAQTEEALTEAVAGPSA
- a CDS encoding translation initiation factor eIF-1A; the encoded protein is MSEESGRKNLRMPNDDEVFAVVTEHLGGNHVQLRCADGEERLGRIPGRMKYRTWISEGDVVLAEPWDWQDEKANVEWRYSDEDADQLRREGHIQ
- a CDS encoding aminotransferase class V-fold PLP-dependent enzyme; the encoded protein is MRTIETDDDGMTPRELRADVPALGDAAYFNFGAHGPSPEYVVEAAASFVEDHEYGSATTDPYEHAFGTYEEVRERIAAFVGADPEEIALTESTSDGIARVAGAIDWEPGDVVVRTDLEHPAGVLPWKRLEREGVEVRVLETEDGRVDRDEYAEAVADARLVCFSAITWTHGTRLPVADLVEVANDAGAFTLVDAVQSPGQVEMDVAEWGADAVAAAGHKWTLGPWGAGFLYVDRDAAADLAPRAVGYRSVEDPTGDEIEFKPAAGRFEVGTTTAAAHVGLVEALDAIDAVGLDVIESRIESLTDRLKAGVPDDRLLSPEAYESGLVTVDVDDPEATVERLADDDIVVRSLPDPNGIRASIHAVSTEAEVDRLLDALAREW